A single window of Jiangella alkaliphila DNA harbors:
- a CDS encoding ArsR/SmtB family transcription factor: MALTVELGVDELAATRFAVSPLSETVAALQQLAGQDRQPVHARWLTWAQDELARAPLALPLTWPLLFSGTPGWPEFLVPAPAGPGGSIDDDLAALRRTPAESVRANVRRRFGADPAPAAVADLAADPAAGLRELAAELRAAHDRLVGPHWPRIRAVLEADVAHRARRLARGGAAALFADLHPDLSWRDGRLRLGGDRWREDSAVDRGPGGLVLMPVLLGSAYVLIKRRTSTQTTVRYPARGAGALWSVRLGRPPAGATVRLLGRARAELLDALRSPASTTDLARALGVTPSAVGQHVRVLRENGLVTGERHGRSVLYRTTALGAALHDVGARPLAPVADAPTTRPPVESSACP; the protein is encoded by the coding sequence ATGGCGCTGACCGTCGAGCTGGGGGTGGACGAGCTGGCGGCCACCCGGTTCGCGGTGTCGCCGCTGTCCGAGACGGTGGCCGCGCTGCAGCAGCTGGCCGGGCAGGACCGGCAGCCGGTGCACGCGCGCTGGCTGACCTGGGCCCAGGACGAGCTGGCCCGTGCTCCGCTGGCGCTGCCGCTCACCTGGCCGCTGCTGTTCAGCGGCACCCCCGGCTGGCCGGAGTTCCTGGTCCCGGCGCCGGCCGGGCCGGGCGGCTCGATCGACGACGACCTCGCCGCCCTGCGCCGCACGCCGGCCGAGTCCGTCCGCGCCAACGTGCGCCGCCGATTCGGCGCCGACCCCGCGCCGGCCGCCGTCGCGGACCTCGCGGCCGACCCCGCGGCCGGGCTGCGCGAGCTGGCCGCCGAGCTGCGCGCCGCGCACGACCGCCTGGTCGGGCCGCACTGGCCGCGCATCCGCGCCGTCCTCGAGGCCGACGTCGCGCACCGGGCCCGGCGGCTGGCGCGCGGGGGAGCGGCGGCCCTCTTCGCCGACCTGCACCCCGACCTGAGCTGGCGCGACGGCCGGCTGCGGCTCGGCGGCGACCGGTGGCGCGAGGACTCCGCCGTCGACCGCGGGCCGGGCGGGCTGGTGCTGATGCCGGTGCTGCTCGGGTCGGCGTACGTGCTGATCAAGCGGCGGACGTCGACCCAGACGACGGTGCGGTACCCGGCCCGTGGGGCCGGCGCGCTGTGGAGCGTACGGCTCGGGCGCCCGCCCGCCGGCGCCACCGTCCGCCTGCTCGGGCGGGCGCGGGCCGAGCTGCTGGACGCGCTGCGCTCGCCCGCGTCGACCACCGACCTCGCCCGCGCGCTCGGCGTCACGCCCAGCGCCGTCGGCCAGCACGTGCGGGTGCTGCGCGAGAACGGGCTGGTCACCGGCGAGCGGCACGGCCGGTCCGTCCTCTACCGCACGACGGCGCTAGGGGCGGCCCTGCACGACGTCGGTGCCCGACCGTTGGCACCAGTTGCCGACGCACCGACCACGCGACCGCCGGTTGAATCGTCCGCATGCCCCTGA